One region of Streptomyces capillispiralis genomic DNA includes:
- a CDS encoding VOC family protein: MTDNTTRFDHVVLWVRDPIAAAGFFEKAVGLEPVRLAAFSVGEAPFPSVRVNEETILDLMPLAMAERMTMLPGAAESSGHPVNHVCLSLPADRFDALRSRLEEHSVPVTDLSYDSFGARGPAKRSFYFRDPDGNVFEARHYD; the protein is encoded by the coding sequence ATGACGGACAACACGACTCGCTTCGACCACGTAGTCCTGTGGGTGCGTGATCCCATCGCCGCCGCCGGCTTCTTCGAGAAGGCCGTGGGCCTGGAGCCGGTCAGGCTCGCCGCCTTCTCCGTGGGCGAAGCGCCCTTCCCCTCCGTACGCGTCAACGAGGAGACCATCCTCGACCTCATGCCGCTGGCCATGGCGGAACGCATGACGATGCTTCCCGGCGCCGCCGAGAGCTCCGGACACCCCGTCAACCACGTGTGCCTGTCGCTGCCGGCCGACCGCTTCGACGCCCTCCGCAGTCGCCTCGAGGAGCACTCCGTACCCGTGACGGACCTCTCGTACGACTCCTTCGGCGCGCGCGGACCGGCCAAGCGCAGCTTCTACTTCCGCGACCCTGACGGCAACGTCTTCGAGGCGCGGCACTACGACTGA
- a CDS encoding TerD family protein: MTVNMTKGQAISLQKNDGGSLTAVRMGLGWQAAPRRGLFGSRTREVDLDASAVLFADKQPVDVVFFRHLVSDDGSVRHTGDNLVGGVGQGGDDEAILVDLSRVPVHIDQIVFTVNSFTGQTFQEVQNAFCRLVDETNGQELARYTLAGGGAYTAQIMAKVHRTGTSWTMTALGNPANGRTFQDLMPAILPVL; this comes from the coding sequence GTGACCGTCAACATGACCAAGGGTCAGGCCATCAGTCTGCAGAAGAACGACGGCGGCAGCCTGACCGCGGTGCGCATGGGTCTCGGCTGGCAGGCGGCTCCCCGTCGGGGCCTGTTCGGCTCGCGCACCCGGGAGGTGGACCTGGACGCCTCGGCCGTCCTGTTCGCCGACAAGCAGCCGGTCGACGTCGTCTTCTTCCGCCACCTGGTGAGCGACGACGGCTCCGTGCGCCACACCGGTGACAACCTCGTCGGCGGTGTCGGCCAGGGCGGCGACGACGAGGCCATCCTCGTCGACCTCTCGCGCGTCCCGGTCCACATCGACCAGATCGTCTTCACCGTGAACTCCTTCACGGGCCAGACCTTCCAGGAGGTGCAGAACGCGTTCTGCCGCCTCGTCGACGAGACCAACGGCCAGGAGCTGGCCCGCTACACGCTGGCCGGCGGCGGCGCCTACACGGCCCAGATCATGGCGAAGGTGCACCGCACGGGCACCAGCTGGACGATGACGGCCCTGGGCAACCCGGCCAACGGCCGCACCTTCCAGGACCTGATGCCGGCGATCCTGCCGGTCCTCTAG
- a CDS encoding methylated-DNA--[protein]-cysteine S-methyltransferase, translating to MDSHGQYGQRVVWAVVGTGIGPLLLAATREGLVNVVFHATDEVRDSALERLASRLGAEPVEEPGSPLLAEAIRQVEAYFAGRRQGFDLPLDWSLISGFHREVLRELASGVPFGTVVGYGDLAGRVGQPGAAQAVGMAMGANPLPVVVPCHRVVESGGGIGGFGGGLETKRQLLALEGVLPEPLF from the coding sequence ATGGACAGCCATGGGCAGTACGGGCAGCGGGTCGTGTGGGCCGTCGTCGGCACCGGCATCGGCCCGCTGCTGCTGGCCGCGACCCGTGAGGGCCTGGTCAACGTCGTGTTCCACGCCACGGACGAGGTGCGTGACAGCGCCCTGGAGCGGCTGGCGTCCCGGCTCGGCGCCGAGCCCGTCGAGGAGCCCGGCTCCCCGCTGCTGGCCGAGGCGATACGTCAGGTCGAGGCGTACTTCGCGGGCCGTCGGCAGGGGTTCGATCTGCCGCTGGACTGGTCGCTGATCTCCGGTTTCCACCGCGAGGTTCTGCGGGAGCTGGCCTCCGGTGTGCCGTTCGGGACGGTCGTGGGGTACGGCGATCTGGCCGGCCGGGTCGGTCAGCCCGGCGCCGCCCAGGCGGTGGGTATGGCGATGGGCGCCAATCCGCTGCCGGTGGTGGTGCCCTGCCACCGGGTCGTGGAGAGCGGCGGCGGCATAGGCGGGTTCGGGGGCGGTCTGGAGACCAAGAGACAGTTGCTCGCGCTGGAGGGCGTGCTGCCCGAGCCGCTGTTCTGA
- a CDS encoding TerC/Alx family metal homeostasis membrane protein yields MDVSLTLWVLTIVGLGALIAVDFFIGRKPHDVSIKEAGIWTVVWIVLAALFGLGLLVFGGGQPAGEFFAGFITEKSLSVDNLFVFVLIMAKFAVPSQYQQRVLLIGVLIALVLRAIFIAAGAAILASFSWVFYLFGAFLIWTAWKLIQEARADEDDEEYEENKLLKAAERRFGVADRYHGTKLWIEQNGKRVMTPMLVVMLAIGTTDVLFALDSIPAIFGLTQDPYIVFTANAFALMGLRQLYFLIGGLLKKLVHLSYGLSIILGFIGVKLVLHALHESGVHVPEISIPVSLGVICSVLIITTITSLRASRKQAEAEAAAGRGESAEKDNIDV; encoded by the coding sequence GTGGATGTTTCCCTGACCCTATGGGTCCTGACGATCGTGGGCCTTGGCGCCCTCATCGCGGTCGACTTCTTCATCGGCCGCAAGCCGCATGACGTATCCATCAAGGAAGCCGGTATTTGGACCGTCGTCTGGATCGTCCTGGCCGCGCTCTTCGGGCTCGGCCTGCTGGTCTTCGGCGGGGGCCAGCCCGCCGGCGAGTTCTTCGCCGGCTTCATCACCGAGAAGTCGCTGAGCGTCGACAACCTCTTCGTCTTCGTCCTGATCATGGCGAAGTTCGCGGTGCCGTCGCAGTACCAGCAGCGAGTGCTTCTCATCGGCGTCCTCATAGCGCTGGTGCTGCGCGCGATCTTCATCGCCGCGGGCGCCGCGATCCTCGCCAGCTTCTCGTGGGTGTTCTACCTCTTCGGAGCCTTCCTGATCTGGACCGCCTGGAAGCTCATCCAGGAGGCCCGGGCCGACGAGGACGACGAGGAGTACGAGGAGAACAAGCTGCTCAAGGCCGCCGAGCGCCGCTTCGGCGTGGCCGACCGCTACCACGGCACCAAGCTGTGGATCGAGCAGAACGGCAAGCGGGTCATGACCCCGATGCTGGTCGTGATGCTCGCCATCGGCACCACGGACGTCCTGTTCGCGCTCGACTCGATCCCCGCGATCTTCGGTCTGACGCAGGACCCGTACATCGTGTTCACGGCGAACGCGTTCGCGCTGATGGGTCTCAGGCAGCTGTACTTCCTCATCGGCGGCCTGCTGAAGAAGCTGGTCCACCTGTCCTACGGCCTGTCGATCATCCTGGGCTTCATCGGCGTGAAGCTGGTGCTGCACGCGCTGCACGAGTCCGGGGTGCACGTGCCCGAGATCAGCATCCCCGTCTCGCTGGGCGTGATCTGCTCGGTCCTGATCATCACGACGATCACCAGCCTGCGGGCCTCCCGCAAGCAGGCGGAGGCCGAGGCGGCCGCCGGCCGTGGCGAGAGCGCCGAGAAGGACAACATCGACGTCTGA
- a CDS encoding MHYT domain-containing protein, producing the protein MQSTVDGFSYGLVTPLVAYLMACLGGALGLRCITRAMVVPRSWRPGWLALGSGAIGSGIWTMHFIAMMGFTIEGTPIHYDRTMTLASLAVAVVMVGTGVFIVGYRGASGTALFTGGTVTGLGIASMHYLGMAGMSLDGRLEYDTVTVAASVAIAMAAASAALWAAGQARGFLWSVGASLVMGLAVTGMHYTGMAALDVHVHGTADPVTGESAAALLGPMMVGPLALLVLAGVVVVFDPLIVAAGPPAPPAEHKPGIPAHSPVERSRLRARGPVEDRPRTPQRR; encoded by the coding sequence ATGCAGAGCACGGTCGACGGATTCAGCTACGGCCTGGTCACACCGCTGGTGGCCTACCTGATGGCCTGCCTCGGCGGTGCCCTGGGCCTGCGCTGCATCACCAGGGCCATGGTGGTGCCCCGGTCCTGGCGTCCCGGCTGGCTCGCCCTGGGCTCCGGGGCCATCGGCTCCGGCATATGGACGATGCACTTCATCGCGATGATGGGCTTCACCATCGAGGGCACACCGATCCACTACGACCGGACGATGACGCTGGCGAGCCTGGCCGTCGCCGTCGTCATGGTGGGCACGGGGGTGTTCATCGTCGGCTACCGGGGTGCCTCCGGAACGGCCCTGTTCACCGGGGGCACCGTCACCGGCCTGGGCATCGCCTCGATGCACTACCTCGGCATGGCCGGCATGAGCCTCGACGGACGGCTGGAGTACGACACCGTCACCGTCGCCGCCTCCGTGGCCATCGCCATGGCCGCGGCCAGCGCCGCCCTGTGGGCCGCCGGACAGGCGAGGGGCTTCCTGTGGAGCGTGGGCGCGAGTCTCGTCATGGGGCTCGCGGTCACCGGCATGCACTACACCGGCATGGCCGCCCTCGACGTCCACGTCCACGGCACGGCGGACCCGGTCACGGGGGAGTCCGCGGCCGCCCTGCTCGGGCCGATGATGGTCGGCCCGCTCGCCCTCCTCGTCCTCGCGGGCGTCGTGGTGGTCTTCGACCCGCTGATCGTCGCGGCCGGACCCCCCGCGCCCCCGGCCGAGCACAAGCCCGGCATCCCCGCCCACTCCCCGGTCGAGCGCTCACGGCTGCGGGCCCGCGGTCCCGTGGAAGACCGCCCCAGGACCCCGCAGCGACGCTGA
- a CDS encoding carbohydrate kinase family protein, which yields MGRRGVTGAVGDGAVRDGALLVVGDVITDVVARHRGPLAPGTDTAAAIRTVPGGAGANVACWAARRGGAEVRLLGRVGADAAAWHERKLAACGVLPLLVVDEQAPTGTVICLVDEGAAAERTFLTDSGASLRLGPGDWSDALLDGVARLHLSGYLLFTEASRAFVAVAVKAARARGVPVSLDPASAGFLGELGAGRFRSLVEGVDVLLPSRDEARLLTGVSDAAEAAARLSRLVPLVVAKQGARGALLARSGEVYARVPAVPATPRDTTGAGDAFTGAFLAALLAGADPERAAAEGCGAGALAVEQIGGRPPAPA from the coding sequence GTGGGCCGGCGGGGAGTGACGGGGGCGGTGGGGGACGGGGCGGTGCGGGACGGGGCGTTACTGGTCGTCGGTGACGTGATCACGGACGTGGTCGCCCGGCACCGGGGGCCGCTCGCCCCGGGGACGGACACGGCGGCGGCGATCCGTACGGTGCCGGGCGGCGCGGGCGCCAACGTGGCCTGCTGGGCCGCCCGTCGGGGCGGTGCCGAGGTGCGGCTCCTCGGGCGGGTGGGTGCGGACGCGGCTGCCTGGCACGAGCGGAAGCTGGCCGCCTGCGGGGTCCTGCCCCTGCTGGTGGTGGACGAACAGGCTCCCACGGGGACGGTGATCTGCCTGGTCGACGAGGGCGCGGCCGCCGAGCGGACCTTTCTCACCGACAGCGGCGCCTCGCTGCGGCTGGGCCCCGGTGACTGGTCGGACGCGCTGCTGGACGGAGTGGCGCGGTTGCATCTGTCGGGTTATCTCCTGTTCACCGAGGCGAGCCGGGCGTTCGTCGCGGTGGCGGTCAAGGCGGCGCGGGCGAGGGGGGTGCCGGTGAGTCTGGATCCGGCGTCGGCCGGGTTCCTCGGGGAGCTGGGGGCCGGCCGTTTCCGGTCACTCGTCGAGGGCGTGGACGTCCTGCTGCCCAGCCGCGACGAGGCCCGCCTGCTGACGGGGGTGTCCGATGCGGCGGAGGCCGCCGCGCGGCTGAGCCGGCTGGTGCCGCTGGTGGTGGCCAAGCAGGGCGCTCGGGGTGCGCTGCTCGCCCGGTCCGGCGAGGTGTACGCCCGTGTCCCCGCCGTACCGGCGACGCCGCGGGACACCACGGGTGCCGGTGACGCGTTCACGGGCGCGTTCCTGGCGGCCCTGCTCGCGGGCGCCGACCCGGAGCGGGCGGCGGCGGAGGGGTGCGGGGCGGGCGCGCTGGCGGTGGAACAGATAGGGGGCCGCCCGCCGGCTCCGGCCTGA
- a CDS encoding pseudouridine-5'-phosphate glycosidase — MLRVSEEVREAVAARRPVVALESTIIAHGLPRPRNLRVALELEAAVRQEGAVPATIAVLDGRPRIGLDKGELERVANEDGIRKLGHRDLPLAAASGASGATTVSATALLAALAGVRVFATGGLGGVHREWTVTQDESADLGLLARTRITVVCAGVKSILDVPATLQRLETLGVAVAGYGTDRFPGFYLSDSGHPVDWRLDTPGQVADVMRAQDALGGPRSALIVANPVPEAEQLDPRVHARVLDEALRACEAEGVTGQGVTPFLLDYLVRHTDGASLAANLAAVRGNVRLAARVAAAWAGGE; from the coding sequence ATGCTCAGGGTGTCCGAAGAGGTACGGGAGGCGGTCGCCGCGCGTCGGCCGGTGGTGGCCCTGGAGTCCACGATCATCGCGCACGGGCTGCCCCGGCCGCGCAATCTCCGGGTGGCGCTGGAGCTGGAGGCGGCCGTGCGGCAGGAGGGCGCGGTCCCGGCGACGATCGCCGTGCTGGACGGCCGGCCCCGGATCGGCCTGGACAAGGGGGAGTTGGAGCGGGTCGCCAACGAGGACGGCATCCGCAAGCTGGGCCATCGTGATCTGCCGCTCGCGGCCGCCTCGGGGGCGAGCGGGGCGACCACGGTGTCGGCCACCGCTCTGCTGGCGGCGCTCGCGGGCGTGCGGGTGTTCGCCACCGGGGGGCTCGGCGGGGTGCACCGGGAGTGGACGGTGACCCAGGACGAGTCGGCCGACCTGGGGCTGCTGGCGCGTACGCGGATCACCGTGGTGTGCGCGGGGGTGAAGTCGATCCTGGACGTGCCGGCGACCCTGCAGCGGCTGGAGACGCTGGGTGTCGCGGTCGCCGGGTACGGCACGGACCGTTTTCCCGGCTTCTATCTGTCCGACTCGGGTCATCCCGTGGACTGGCGGCTGGACACCCCGGGGCAGGTGGCGGATGTCATGCGGGCGCAGGACGCGCTCGGCGGGCCGAGGTCGGCGCTGATCGTGGCCAACCCGGTGCCCGAGGCGGAGCAGTTGGATCCGCGGGTGCACGCGCGGGTGCTCGACGAGGCGCTGCGCGCGTGCGAGGCGGAGGGCGTCACCGGTCAGGGGGTCACGCCGTTCCTGCTGGATTATCTGGTCCGCCATACCGACGGGGCCTCGCTCGCCGCGAACCTGGCGGCGGTCCGGGGCAACGTGCGGCTGGCGGCGCGCGTCGCGGCGGCGTGGGCCGGCGGGGAGTGA
- a CDS encoding TerD family protein, giving the protein MTAELVRGQNHPLSQSRLEIRISAGTPIVAVAALGDEDGRIHGVEWVAHPGAPTQPGLEVSRQAAADHRLAVDLDAMTDAVHRVSVLLALPAPDGGPGPARFGAVAAPFVAVTGLDGDEVASYTITGLEAESAVVALELYRRQGAWKVRAVGQGYAGGLADLLTDQGLPRAAQLAGSIHEAVARGLARSVQAPPPRPSDGDRSRQAAAPALGPDQGGTAPQGAPAPAQPTYGGQPAGGPQPAYGGAGGTDPSAATGGGPVDYSHPGRRTSAPPPPPPAVPPTRPGQPAQPVAGDATGWSMEERLYNQVWGMFEDLARTTAAYRSAVDFAESRMDKELEQALSDPRSRIGGQGDAAREAARARHSQLVGQARDVLDRDLAQLVAEAEVVEPALPAAFARWDNPVWHAYRVPMEIPMALRLGDLRLPEAERIRIPMLLRLPLERGLWIDSGRTDSLDGSFTDSHDMRRLAMETAVAHAARLLAVYPAGEFTVHVIDPAGSGAQALAPLTQTGVLAAPPAQGAAGVTEVLGRLTQRVDLVQMALRGGAPDALPPGFDTSQQLLIVNDFPHGFDDRAVNQLRYLADEGPSVGVHLMMVADREESAGYGPLLDPLWRSLLRLTAVADDHLADPWVGHAWTYEPPLVPPGSQVLHQVLTQVAAARRTWNR; this is encoded by the coding sequence ATGACGGCCGAGCTGGTGCGGGGACAGAACCACCCGCTCTCCCAGTCCCGTCTGGAGATCAGGATCTCGGCCGGCACGCCGATCGTGGCCGTTGCCGCGCTCGGCGACGAGGACGGCCGGATCCACGGGGTGGAATGGGTGGCCCATCCGGGCGCCCCCACCCAGCCCGGTCTGGAGGTGTCGCGTCAGGCGGCCGCCGACCACCGCCTCGCGGTGGACCTGGACGCCATGACGGACGCGGTCCACCGCGTCAGTGTGCTGCTCGCCCTGCCCGCCCCGGACGGCGGCCCGGGCCCCGCCCGGTTCGGCGCCGTGGCGGCCCCCTTCGTCGCCGTCACCGGCCTGGACGGCGACGAGGTCGCCAGCTACACCATCACCGGCCTGGAGGCCGAGTCGGCAGTCGTCGCGCTGGAGCTCTACCGGCGGCAGGGCGCCTGGAAGGTGCGCGCCGTCGGCCAGGGCTACGCGGGCGGCCTGGCCGACCTCCTCACCGACCAGGGCCTGCCCCGGGCCGCGCAGCTCGCGGGCAGCATCCACGAGGCCGTCGCGCGCGGCCTCGCCCGTTCCGTGCAGGCGCCCCCGCCCCGCCCGTCCGACGGCGACCGCTCCCGGCAGGCGGCCGCCCCCGCGCTCGGCCCCGACCAGGGAGGCACGGCGCCCCAGGGCGCCCCGGCTCCCGCCCAGCCGACGTACGGCGGACAGCCGGCCGGCGGACCGCAGCCCGCCTACGGAGGCGCGGGCGGCACCGACCCGTCCGCGGCCACCGGCGGCGGCCCGGTCGACTACAGCCACCCCGGCCGGCGCACCTCGGCCCCGCCGCCCCCTCCGCCGGCCGTGCCGCCGACCCGGCCCGGTCAGCCGGCGCAGCCCGTCGCGGGGGACGCGACCGGCTGGTCCATGGAGGAGCGGCTCTACAACCAGGTCTGGGGGATGTTCGAGGACCTGGCCCGCACCACCGCCGCCTACCGCAGCGCCGTCGACTTCGCCGAGTCGCGCATGGACAAGGAGCTGGAGCAGGCCCTGTCCGACCCGCGCAGCCGGATCGGCGGCCAGGGCGACGCCGCCCGCGAGGCCGCCCGTGCCCGGCACTCCCAGCTCGTCGGCCAGGCGCGGGACGTCCTCGACCGGGACCTCGCCCAGCTCGTCGCCGAGGCCGAGGTCGTCGAGCCCGCCCTGCCCGCGGCCTTCGCCCGCTGGGACAACCCCGTCTGGCACGCCTACCGGGTGCCGATGGAGATCCCCATGGCGTTGCGCCTGGGCGACCTGCGCCTTCCCGAGGCCGAGCGGATCCGCATACCGATGCTGCTGAGGCTGCCGCTGGAGCGCGGTCTGTGGATCGACAGCGGACGGACCGACTCGCTCGACGGCTCGTTCACCGACTCGCACGACATGCGGCGTCTCGCGATGGAGACGGCGGTGGCCCACGCGGCCCGGCTGCTCGCCGTGTACCCGGCGGGTGAGTTCACCGTGCACGTCATCGACCCCGCGGGCTCCGGTGCGCAGGCCCTGGCGCCGCTGACGCAGACCGGTGTGCTGGCGGCCCCGCCCGCCCAGGGCGCCGCGGGCGTGACGGAGGTGCTGGGCCGGCTCACCCAGCGGGTCGACCTGGTGCAGATGGCGCTGCGCGGAGGCGCGCCGGACGCGCTGCCTCCCGGTTTCGACACCTCACAGCAGCTGCTGATCGTCAACGACTTCCCGCACGGTTTCGACGACCGGGCCGTGAACCAGCTGCGCTACCTCGCCGACGAGGGACCGTCCGTCGGTGTCCACCTGATGATGGTCGCCGACCGGGAGGAGTCCGCGGGCTACGGTCCGCTCCTCGACCCGCTGTGGCGTTCGCTGCTGCGACTGACCGCGGTGGCCGACGACCATCTGGCCGACCCGTGGGTCGGGCACGCCTGGACCTATGAGCCGCCCCTGGTGCCGCCGGGCAGCCAGGTGCTGCACCAGGTGCTCACCCAGGTCGCGGCGGCCCGTCGCACCTGGAACCGGTGA
- the uvrB gene encoding excinuclease ABC subunit UvrB, translating to MRPVSQIERSVAPFEVVSPYQPNGDQPAAIADLARRIEAGEKDVVLLGATGTGKSATTAWMIEKLQRPTLVMAPNKTLAAQLANEFRELLPNNAVEYFVSYYDYYQPEAYVPQSDTYIEKDSSVNEEVERLRHSATNSLLTRRDVVVVASVSCIYGLGTPQEYVDRMVPLRVGDEFDRDELLRRFVDIQYTRNDMAFSRGTFRVRGDTIEIFPVYEELAVRIEMFGDEIEALSTLHPLTGEIISDDQQLYVFPASHYVAGPERLERAVNDIEKELGERLTELEKQGKLLEAQRLRMRTTYDIEMLRQIGSCSGVENYSMHFDGRAPGSPPNTLLDYFPDDFLLVIDESHVTVPQIGAMYEGDASRKRTLVDHGFRLPSALDNRPLKWEEFQERIGQTVYLSATPGQYELSRSDGVVEQIIRPTGLVDPEVVVKPTEGQIDDLVHEIRTRVEKDERVLVTTLTKKMAEDLTDYFLELGIQVRYLHSDVDTLRRVELLRELRSGEYDVLVGINLLREGLDLPEVSLVAILDADKEGFLRSGTSLIQTIGRAARNVSGQVHMYADKITPAMEKAIDETNRRREKQVAYNRANGIDPQPLRKKINDIVAQIAREDIDTDQLLGSGYRKAKKDGGGTKAPVPALGGKAAKGAKSAKGARGKTAETVPTDRPAAELAEQIEELTARMRAAAADLQFEIAARLRDEVSEMKKELRQMREAGLS from the coding sequence ATGCGGCCCGTTTCCCAGATCGAACGCTCGGTGGCGCCCTTCGAGGTCGTCAGCCCCTACCAGCCCAACGGCGACCAGCCCGCGGCCATCGCCGACCTCGCCCGGCGCATCGAAGCCGGCGAGAAGGACGTCGTCCTGCTGGGCGCGACCGGCACCGGCAAGTCCGCCACCACCGCGTGGATGATCGAGAAGCTCCAGCGGCCCACCCTGGTCATGGCGCCGAACAAGACTCTGGCCGCCCAGCTGGCCAACGAGTTCCGCGAGCTGCTGCCGAACAACGCCGTCGAGTACTTCGTCTCGTACTACGACTACTACCAGCCCGAGGCGTACGTCCCGCAGTCGGACACCTACATCGAGAAGGACTCCTCGGTCAACGAGGAGGTCGAGCGGCTGCGCCACTCCGCGACCAACTCGCTGCTCACCCGCCGGGACGTCGTCGTGGTCGCCTCCGTCTCCTGCATCTACGGCCTCGGCACGCCGCAGGAGTACGTGGACCGCATGGTCCCCCTCCGCGTCGGCGACGAGTTCGACCGGGACGAACTGCTGCGCCGCTTCGTGGACATCCAGTACACGCGCAACGACATGGCCTTCAGCCGCGGCACCTTCCGCGTCCGGGGCGACACCATCGAGATCTTCCCGGTCTACGAGGAGCTCGCCGTCCGCATCGAGATGTTCGGCGACGAGATCGAGGCGCTGTCCACGCTGCACCCGCTCACCGGCGAGATCATCAGCGACGACCAGCAGCTGTACGTCTTCCCGGCCTCCCACTACGTCGCGGGCCCCGAGCGCCTGGAGCGCGCGGTCAACGACATCGAGAAGGAGCTCGGCGAGCGTCTGACCGAGCTGGAGAAGCAGGGCAAGCTCCTGGAGGCCCAGCGCCTGCGGATGCGCACCACGTACGACATCGAGATGCTCCGCCAGATCGGCTCCTGCTCCGGCGTGGAGAACTACTCGATGCACTTCGACGGCCGCGCGCCCGGCTCGCCGCCGAACACGCTGCTGGACTACTTCCCGGACGACTTCCTCCTCGTCATCGACGAGTCGCACGTCACCGTCCCGCAGATCGGCGCCATGTACGAGGGCGACGCCTCCCGCAAGCGCACCCTCGTCGACCACGGTTTCCGGCTCCCCTCCGCCCTGGACAACCGCCCGCTGAAGTGGGAGGAGTTCCAGGAGCGCATCGGCCAGACCGTCTACCTGTCGGCCACCCCCGGCCAGTACGAGCTCTCCCGCTCGGACGGTGTCGTGGAGCAGATCATCCGCCCCACCGGCCTGGTCGACCCCGAGGTCGTGGTCAAGCCCACCGAGGGCCAGATCGACGACCTGGTGCACGAGATCCGCACCCGGGTGGAGAAGGACGAGCGCGTCCTGGTCACCACGCTCACCAAGAAGATGGCCGAGGACCTCACCGACTACTTCCTGGAACTCGGCATCCAGGTGCGCTACCTGCACAGCGACGTCGACACCCTGCGCCGGGTGGAGCTGCTGCGGGAGCTGCGCAGCGGCGAGTACGACGTCCTCGTCGGCATCAACCTGCTGCGTGAGGGCCTCGACCTGCCCGAGGTGTCCCTGGTGGCGATCCTCGACGCCGACAAGGAGGGCTTCCTGCGCTCCGGCACCTCCCTGATCCAGACCATCGGCCGCGCCGCGCGCAACGTCTCCGGCCAGGTCCACATGTACGCCGACAAGATCACCCCGGCGATGGAGAAGGCCATCGACGAGACCAACCGCCGCCGGGAGAAGCAGGTCGCGTACAACCGGGCCAACGGCATCGACCCGCAGCCGCTGCGCAAGAAGATCAACGACATCGTCGCGCAGATCGCCCGCGAGGACATCGACACCGATCAGCTGCTCGGCTCGGGCTACCGCAAGGCGAAGAAGGACGGCGGCGGCACCAAGGCGCCCGTGCCCGCCCTCGGCGGCAAGGCGGCCAAGGGCGCGAAGAGCGCCAAGGGAGCCAGGGGCAAGACCGCGGAGACGGTGCCCACCGATCGCCCCGCCGCCGAACTCGCCGAGCAGATCGAGGAACTCACCGCGCGGATGCGGGCCGCCGCGGCCGACCTGCAGTTCGAGATCGCTGCCCGGCTGCGCGACGAGGTGTCCGAGATGAAGAAGGAACTGCGGCAGATGCGGGAGGCGGGCCTGTCCTGA
- a CDS encoding glycerophosphodiester phosphodiesterase, which produces MHARAVAASATALLGTAALLLPLSPARAADSGARPVVVAHRGASAYAPENTLAAVDKAAALGVDWVENDVQRTKDGELVVVHDDSLQRTTDVEEVFPDRAPWKVRDFTAAEIARLDAGSWFDPAYAGARVPTLEQFVRRVERYDQKLLLEIKNPQLYPGIERQTLKVLSNEGWLDRPHVRHRLIVQSFGADSVRTVHDLEPGVKTGFLGTPPVADLPAYAAFTDQVNPSHGSLSSGYVAAVQAFRGPHGKPLEVFTWTVNDADTARKVAGFGVDGIITNTPDVVRDAVGG; this is translated from the coding sequence ATGCACGCACGCGCTGTCGCCGCCTCGGCCACCGCACTCCTGGGAACCGCCGCCCTCCTGCTTCCGCTCTCCCCCGCGCGGGCCGCCGACAGCGGTGCCCGCCCCGTGGTCGTGGCCCACCGGGGCGCCTCCGCCTACGCGCCCGAGAACACCCTGGCGGCCGTCGACAAGGCGGCCGCGCTCGGCGTGGACTGGGTGGAGAACGACGTCCAGCGCACCAAGGACGGTGAACTCGTCGTCGTCCACGACGACAGCTTGCAGCGCACGACGGACGTCGAGGAGGTCTTCCCCGACCGGGCCCCGTGGAAGGTGAGGGACTTCACCGCCGCGGAGATCGCCCGGCTGGACGCCGGCAGCTGGTTCGACCCCGCGTACGCGGGCGCGCGCGTGCCGACGCTGGAGCAGTTCGTGCGCCGTGTCGAGCGGTACGACCAGAAACTGCTGCTGGAGATCAAGAACCCGCAGCTGTATCCCGGCATAGAGCGGCAGACCCTCAAGGTGCTGAGCAACGAGGGGTGGCTGGACCGCCCGCATGTGCGGCACCGGCTGATCGTGCAGAGCTTCGGCGCGGACAGCGTACGGACGGTCCATGACCTCGAGCCCGGGGTGAAGACCGGGTTCCTCGGGACGCCGCCGGTGGCGGACCTGCCCGCGTACGCGGCGTTCACCGATCAGGTCAACCCGTCGCACGGCTCGCTCTCGTCCGGTTACGTCGCCGCTGTGCAGGCCTTCCGGGGGCCGCACGGCAAGCCGCTGGAGGTGTTCACCTGGACCGTGAACGACGCGGACACCGCCCGGAAGGTCGCCGGGTTCGGGGTCGACGGGATCATCACCAACACGCCCGACGTGGTGCGGGACGCGGTGGGCGGCTGA